A genomic region of Deltaproteobacteria bacterium contains the following coding sequences:
- a CDS encoding DUF3105 domain-containing protein — protein MRPSPALLPFGALAAAALGCSGSHPVTVLDGGACQGQSRPLQTATHVPEGTTVSYGDNPPSSGEHWPCWATWGVAKSVLPPERWVHNLEHGGVVLLFQCQTSDGCPNLSQPLIDIANRAPDAPSGGHRFVVTADPNLPTNVAAVSWGFVLSEDAPNEADIDCFASAHEGQGPEDIPDDPPQSACPQSYSE, from the coding sequence ATGCGACCTTCCCCTGCCCTCCTGCCCTTCGGGGCCCTCGCGGCGGCCGCCCTGGGCTGCTCCGGCTCGCACCCGGTCACCGTGCTCGACGGCGGCGCGTGCCAGGGCCAGTCGCGCCCGCTGCAGACGGCCACGCACGTCCCCGAGGGAACGACCGTGAGCTACGGCGACAATCCGCCGAGCTCGGGGGAGCACTGGCCGTGCTGGGCCACGTGGGGCGTGGCCAAGAGCGTGCTCCCGCCCGAGCGCTGGGTGCACAACCTGGAGCACGGCGGCGTGGTGCTCCTCTTCCAGTGCCAGACGTCCGACGGCTGCCCGAACCTCTCCCAGCCGCTCATCGACATCGCCAACCGCGCCCCCGACGCGCCCTCCGGCGGCCACCGCTTCGTGGTCACGGCCGATCCGAACCTGCCGACGAACGTGGCGGCGGTGTCCTGGGGCTTCGTGCTCAGCGAGGACGCGCCCAACGAGGCCGACATCGACTGCTTCGCCAGCGCGCACGAGGGCCAGGGCCCGGAGGACATCCCGGACGATCCGCCGCAGAGCGCGTGTCCGCAGTCGTACTCGGAGTGA
- a CDS encoding fatty acid desaturase, with protein MTITDPQGSTAPLSRFEQAIVALLNDPRDLPFIKLSLKILLTTVPAAALLYVPGVYRPWLGFAVFALNSLFLLGPFILMLHNTSHRPLFKRQYGILNLVIPWALGPFFGETPEAYFAHHIGMHHAEGNLPDDLSSTLRFRRDSLFDFGRYFFRFFFAGLIELTRYLWTRRRFKLMRRLLIGELSFYALAAGLAYVRPGPTLWVFIIPFCFTRFMMMAGNWAQHAFIDLADPASPYVNSITCVNSSYNQKCFNDGYHIGHHVKPAMHWTEMPGDFLANIDRYRSAGAVVFQKLDYFIIWALLMSHQYGFLAKFFVDLDPARGRTQDDIVALLRSRTRPATAQVEPVVANAA; from the coding sequence CTGACAATCACTGACCCGCAGGGCTCCACGGCGCCGCTTTCGCGCTTCGAGCAGGCGATCGTTGCGCTGCTCAACGATCCGCGCGACCTGCCGTTCATCAAGCTGTCGCTAAAGATCCTGCTCACGACGGTGCCCGCGGCGGCGCTCCTCTACGTGCCCGGCGTGTACCGGCCGTGGCTGGGCTTCGCGGTGTTCGCGCTGAACAGCCTCTTCCTGCTCGGGCCGTTCATCCTCATGCTGCACAACACCTCGCACCGGCCGCTCTTCAAGCGCCAGTACGGGATCCTGAACCTGGTGATCCCCTGGGCGCTGGGGCCGTTCTTCGGCGAGACGCCCGAGGCGTACTTCGCGCACCACATCGGCATGCACCACGCCGAGGGAAACCTGCCCGACGACCTCTCGTCGACGCTGCGCTTCCGCCGCGACAGCCTCTTCGACTTCGGCCGCTACTTCTTCCGCTTCTTCTTCGCCGGGCTGATCGAGCTCACCCGGTATCTCTGGACGCGCCGCCGTTTCAAGCTGATGCGTCGCCTGCTCATCGGCGAGCTGTCGTTCTACGCGCTGGCCGCTGGCCTGGCCTACGTGCGCCCCGGCCCGACGCTCTGGGTGTTCATCATCCCCTTCTGCTTCACGCGCTTCATGATGATGGCGGGCAACTGGGCGCAGCATGCGTTCATCGACCTCGCGGATCCCGCGAGCCCGTACGTGAACAGCATCACCTGCGTGAACAGCAGCTACAACCAGAAGTGCTTCAACGACGGCTACCACATCGGCCATCACGTGAAGCCGGCGATGCACTGGACGGAGATGCCGGGCGACTTCCTCGCGAACATCGACCGCTACCGCTCGGCGGGCGCGGTGGTGTTCCAGAAGCTCGACTACTTCATCATCTGGGCTCTGCTGATGTCGCACCAGTACGGGTTCCTCGCGAAGTTCTTCGTGGACCTCGACCCCGCGCGCGGCCGCACCCAGGACGACATCGTGGCGCTCCTGCGCTCGCGCACCCGGCCGGCGACGGCGCAGGTGGAGCCGGTCGTGGCCAACGCGGCCTGA
- the glgP gene encoding alpha-glucan family phosphorylase, with protein MQPRVAYFCMEFGLNEDLPIYAGGLGILAGDYMKSCGDLKLPVTGIGLYWGHGYTQQRIGQDGYPYDEFPATHSDKVVDTGKRVSVPVQGLCVTCRILEVKGYGTAPLYLLAPIEAEHLWITERLYGGSAYVRVAQEILLGIGGVRALRALGIDVQRYHFNEGHAVFAGVELIRERMKAGASFEQALAGVREQIVFTTHTPVEAGNEVHPHDILQTMNAYGTLTTAQMKQLGGDPFNMTVAGLRLSSHANAVAQLHGETARAMWAGVDHAAPIVAVTNGVHAPTWQDARVRAVAKQGDFWAAHQACKNELFAEIEKRNGVKLRPDVLTIGFARRAAPYKRSDLIFRKPDRIAKYLREGKVQLIFSGKAHPQDELGKRIVANLYKMAREFSGQVVFIQNYDMHIGRLLTRGCDVWLNNPRRPLEASGTSGMKAAMNGVLNLSVLDGWWPEGCEHGVNGWKIGDGYEGPDADEKDLDSLYAVLENEVMPAYANPEKWVSMARASIEMSHWRFSSDRMVQDYFSQLYAPEAGVKRAAS; from the coding sequence ATGCAGCCTCGCGTCGCTTACTTCTGCATGGAGTTCGGCCTCAACGAGGACCTGCCCATCTACGCCGGCGGTCTGGGTATCCTCGCGGGCGACTACATGAAGTCCTGCGGCGATCTGAAGCTGCCGGTCACGGGCATCGGCCTCTACTGGGGCCACGGCTACACCCAGCAGCGGATCGGCCAGGACGGCTACCCGTACGATGAGTTCCCGGCCACCCACAGCGACAAGGTCGTGGACACCGGCAAGCGCGTGTCCGTGCCGGTGCAGGGGCTCTGCGTCACCTGCCGCATCCTGGAGGTGAAGGGCTACGGCACCGCGCCGCTCTATCTCCTGGCGCCGATCGAGGCCGAGCACCTGTGGATCACCGAGCGGCTCTACGGCGGCAGCGCCTACGTGCGCGTGGCCCAGGAGATCCTCCTCGGCATCGGCGGCGTGCGCGCGCTGCGTGCGCTCGGCATCGACGTGCAGCGCTACCACTTCAACGAAGGCCACGCGGTGTTCGCCGGCGTGGAGCTCATCCGCGAGCGCATGAAGGCCGGCGCGAGCTTCGAGCAGGCGCTGGCGGGCGTGCGCGAGCAGATCGTGTTCACCACGCACACGCCGGTGGAGGCGGGCAACGAGGTCCACCCGCACGACATCCTGCAGACCATGAACGCCTACGGGACGCTGACCACCGCGCAGATGAAGCAGCTCGGCGGCGATCCGTTCAACATGACCGTGGCCGGGCTGCGGCTTTCGTCGCATGCCAACGCGGTGGCGCAGCTCCACGGCGAGACCGCGCGGGCGATGTGGGCCGGCGTGGATCACGCGGCGCCCATCGTGGCCGTGACCAACGGCGTGCACGCGCCCACCTGGCAGGACGCGCGGGTGCGCGCGGTGGCCAAGCAGGGCGACTTCTGGGCCGCGCACCAGGCGTGCAAGAACGAGCTCTTCGCCGAGATCGAGAAGCGCAACGGCGTGAAGCTGCGCCCCGACGTGCTCACCATCGGCTTTGCGCGCCGCGCCGCGCCGTACAAGCGAAGCGACCTCATCTTCCGCAAGCCCGACCGCATCGCGAAGTACCTGCGCGAGGGCAAGGTGCAGCTCATCTTCAGCGGCAAGGCGCACCCGCAGGACGAGCTGGGCAAGCGCATCGTGGCCAACCTCTACAAGATGGCGCGCGAGTTCAGCGGGCAGGTCGTGTTCATCCAGAACTACGACATGCACATCGGCCGGCTGCTCACCCGCGGCTGCGACGTGTGGCTCAACAACCCGCGCCGGCCTCTGGAAGCCTCGGGGACGAGCGGCATGAAGGCGGCCATGAACGGCGTGCTCAACCTGAGCGTGCTCGACGGCTGGTGGCCCGAGGGCTGCGAGCACGGCGTCAACGGCTGGAAGATTGGCGATGGCTACGAAGGCCCCGACGCCGACGAGAAGGACCTCGACTCCCTCTACGCCGTCCTCGAGAACGAGGTCATGCCCGCGTACGCCAATCCAGAGAAGTGGGTCAGCATGGCCCGCGCGTCGATCGAGATGAGCCACTGGCGCTTCTCGAGCGACCGCATGGTCCAGGACTACTTCAGCCAGCTCTACGCCCCCGAGGCCGGCGTCAAGCGCGCCGCCAGCTGA